From Microbacterium sp. LWH11-1.2, one genomic window encodes:
- a CDS encoding benzoate/H(+) symporter BenE family transporter has product MPGAAPLSRPILAGVVTALVGFTSSFAVVLTGLDAVGATPAQAASGLLAVSLTMGLACIVLAWRYRMPITVAWSTPGAALLAATGAVDGGWPAAVGAFLVTAALILLTALWPALGALIARIPPSIAQAMLAGVLLPLCLAPISGLVANPWGVVPVVLTWLVFARLAPRWAVPLAFVAAAVVVAVSLVHTGTTFDPALLLPRVELTTPTFTVGALVGLALPLFIVTMASQNVPGIAIMRSFGYEVPWRPAMLVTGLGTALGATAGGHAINLAAISAALAASPDADPDPKRRWVAGVSTGGSYLVLGACSAAFAALVTLAPEAVIPAVAGLALFAAFGAAVQQAIDDPAERIPAVVTFLVAASGIAVLGVSAAFWALVAGLVVRAVLTLRQAQGPRARG; this is encoded by the coding sequence ATGCCCGGCGCTGCTCCCCTGTCCCGCCCGATCCTGGCGGGAGTGGTCACCGCGCTGGTCGGCTTCACGAGCTCCTTCGCGGTGGTGCTCACGGGTCTCGATGCCGTCGGCGCGACGCCGGCCCAGGCGGCCAGCGGACTGCTCGCGGTCAGTCTCACCATGGGGCTCGCCTGCATCGTGCTGGCCTGGCGATACCGGATGCCGATCACCGTCGCGTGGTCGACTCCCGGGGCGGCGCTGCTCGCGGCGACCGGTGCGGTCGACGGCGGCTGGCCGGCGGCGGTCGGCGCGTTCCTCGTGACCGCGGCGCTCATCCTCCTCACAGCCCTGTGGCCGGCGCTCGGCGCGCTGATCGCCCGCATCCCGCCGTCGATCGCGCAGGCGATGCTGGCCGGGGTCCTCCTCCCGCTCTGCCTGGCGCCGATCAGCGGCCTCGTGGCGAACCCCTGGGGCGTGGTCCCCGTCGTGCTCACGTGGCTGGTGTTCGCGCGCCTCGCGCCGCGCTGGGCCGTACCGCTCGCCTTCGTCGCGGCGGCCGTCGTCGTCGCGGTCTCGCTCGTCCACACCGGCACGACGTTCGATCCGGCTCTCCTGCTCCCGCGCGTGGAGCTGACCACGCCGACGTTCACGGTCGGCGCGCTCGTCGGCCTCGCCCTGCCGCTGTTCATCGTGACCATGGCGTCGCAGAACGTGCCGGGCATCGCGATCATGCGCAGCTTCGGATACGAGGTGCCCTGGCGTCCTGCGATGCTCGTGACCGGACTCGGCACCGCGCTCGGCGCCACCGCGGGCGGTCATGCGATCAACCTCGCCGCCATCAGCGCGGCTCTCGCCGCGTCTCCGGATGCCGACCCCGATCCGAAGCGCCGCTGGGTCGCCGGCGTCTCGACGGGCGGGTCGTACCTCGTCCTCGGCGCCTGCTCGGCCGCGTTCGCCGCGCTCGTGACTCTCGCACCAGAGGCCGTGATCCCCGCCGTCGCCGGCCTCGCGCTGTTCGCTGCCTTCGGCGCCGCCGTGCAGCAGGCCATCGACGACCCGGCCGAGCGCATCCCCGCCGTCGTGACATTCCTCGTCGCGGCGTCCGGCATCGCGGTGCTCGGCGTCAGCGCGGCGTTCTGGGCGCTCGTCGCGGGACTCGTCGTGCGTGCTGTCCTGACCCTTCGACAGGCTCAGGGCCCCAGAGCGCGGGGCTGA
- a CDS encoding class I SAM-dependent methyltransferase, whose translation MCRPWSWRIGWVSPEATVVEYWNHNSAYHPWIIGIVSGMRAPDVLDVGCGEGLLLQRLAPLSATVTGVEPDPGAAARAGARLLRTPNASVTTSGFAAFDAGDRLFDVITFVAALHHMDTRSSLAKAETLLRPGGKLLVVGLAANRTFADWVLSGIALPWVRLGSMLHRESRDIGVPTAEATENVAEIRAIAHEELPGARLRRGLYYRYLLSWTKPTDDVEGAVTAPPR comes from the coding sequence GTGTGCAGGCCGTGGTCCTGGCGCATCGGATGGGTCTCGCCTGAGGCGACCGTGGTCGAGTACTGGAATCACAACAGCGCCTACCACCCGTGGATCATCGGGATCGTGTCCGGCATGCGTGCTCCCGATGTGCTCGATGTGGGATGCGGCGAGGGGCTGCTGCTGCAGCGGCTCGCCCCTCTGAGCGCCACGGTGACGGGCGTCGAGCCCGACCCGGGGGCGGCCGCGCGAGCGGGTGCCCGTCTGCTCCGCACGCCGAACGCATCCGTCACGACATCGGGCTTCGCGGCCTTCGACGCGGGCGACCGCCTCTTCGACGTCATCACCTTCGTCGCCGCACTCCATCACATGGACACGCGTTCGTCGTTGGCGAAGGCCGAGACGCTCCTGCGCCCCGGCGGGAAGCTGCTCGTCGTCGGGTTGGCCGCCAACCGGACGTTCGCGGACTGGGTCCTCTCGGGCATCGCACTGCCCTGGGTGCGGCTCGGATCGATGCTCCACCGGGAGTCGCGCGACATCGGCGTCCCCACCGCCGAGGCCACGGAGAACGTGGCAGAGATCCGAGCCATCGCTCACGAAGAACTCCCCGGCGCTCGGCTCAGGCGCGGCCTCTACTACCGCTACCTGCTGTCCTGGACGAAACCGACCGACGACGTCGAAGGCGCTGTCACCGCCCCTCCGCGATAA
- a CDS encoding response regulator transcription factor — protein sequence MTDPQIRVLIVDDHSMLRAGFRTILDIQPDITVVGEAATGAEAVAQASALLPDVITMDVQMPDMDGIEATRRIVADPAVGAAIAIVTTFDQDDYLYQALDAGASGFLLKNAGAEDLIAAVRALAAGDGMLAPEVTRRVLARFVGASAPAPAAVPPPNPTVLAEPLTDREAEVLTLLADARSNAEIATALFIGEATVKTHVSRILQKLGARDRVQAVVLAHRMGLA from the coding sequence ATGACAGACCCGCAGATCCGCGTCCTCATCGTCGACGACCACTCGATGCTGCGGGCGGGATTCCGCACGATCCTCGACATCCAGCCCGACATCACGGTGGTCGGCGAAGCGGCGACGGGAGCCGAGGCTGTGGCCCAGGCATCCGCTCTCCTCCCCGACGTCATCACGATGGACGTGCAGATGCCCGACATGGACGGCATCGAGGCGACCAGACGGATCGTCGCCGATCCCGCCGTCGGAGCGGCGATCGCGATCGTCACCACGTTCGACCAGGACGACTACCTCTATCAGGCGCTGGATGCCGGAGCCAGTGGCTTCCTGCTCAAGAACGCCGGCGCCGAAGACCTGATCGCCGCCGTGCGCGCCCTGGCCGCCGGCGACGGGATGCTGGCGCCCGAGGTCACGCGCCGGGTGCTGGCGCGGTTCGTCGGAGCATCCGCTCCTGCACCCGCTGCCGTCCCGCCGCCGAACCCGACCGTCCTGGCCGAGCCGCTCACCGACCGCGAGGCCGAGGTTCTGACGCTGCTCGCCGATGCGCGCAGCAACGCCGAGATCGCGACCGCTCTCTTCATCGGCGAGGCCACCGTGAAGACGCACGTCTCGCGCATCCTGCAGAAGCTGGGAGCGCGCGACCGTGTGCAGGCCGTGGTCCTGGCGCATCGGATGGGTCTCGCCTGA